Proteins encoded together in one Amblyomma americanum isolate KBUSLIRL-KWMA chromosome 1, ASM5285725v1, whole genome shotgun sequence window:
- the LOC144112841 gene encoding uncharacterized protein LOC144112841 codes for MEYYPKIVTLRRNGTGFSVLPLITGRCSVGGAAGCDIRIPRSGAYCCLFLVGKNEQARIINCTGTPHLKLNGKDVHDYSVLSHGDIVEISYRKFRFDYGEKRKKENSSKVAAASHQPKAAGDATPTSNNKSKKASTEQAGAVACEEGDDEEEGVPLQSARDISQSCQESLEHMSVVAESPKVTVSKQTFQYSSQILEISRESAPEKATLPTRSGRSSQTSSNEGKLKVQEKEKEATVGSNQKPSSKPSKAKRTPASKRATAADVTTELEKAGMSASKNLAFDNTDVTAAAFGRATRAARPKYVETDKRTDVKMPRQEAKRTVSPLKTLEAEQRPASNKELGETPKQEAADTKKSSRKILQAKTARSTRKVNEGEEVPELGTAGVSPSKCSSATNVHVLDEPARPTRGCRTRGSRKDIVEAPKEKKVDQPQSTKATRAEHTQGSRKVCKEGETLQDVTGSSLVMASTTQRKDVTFDKHLQGEASPTKEVSVTRNTRAKRKVDLKEESIAEKHTTAEDLIGTVAEKSGGHQQRVASGEYAPQENDVQCSNSAKQVINPKITGDKEVVDDAPASPNVEVATVEPASAGGKALATTMEPKRSKRTMAAVKVDVAQTANEATPRKTRGRRAEALKTALEWADDKPGASRRTAKDRSEEEPPPKRTRKMV; via the exons atGGAGTATTATCCAAAAATTGTCACACTCAGAAGGAATGGAACTGGATTCTCCGTGCTCCCACTTATAACGGGACGTTGCTCGGTTGGCGG CGCTGCTGGCTGTGACATCCGCATACCGAGATCTGGTGCATACTGCTGCTTGTTCCTTGTGGGCAAAAATGAGCAG GCACGTATTATAAATTGCACTGGCACTCCTCATCTCAAGCTCAATGGGAAAGATGTACACGATTATTCTGTCCTCAGCCATGGGGACATTGTTGAAATTAGTTATCGGAAGTTCCGCTTTGACTACGGGGAAAAGCGGAAGAAAGAAAATAGTTCTAAAGTTGCTGCTGCTTCTCATCAGCCAAAAG ctgcaGGGGATGCTACACCTACTTctaacaacaaaagcaaaaaggcaagtaCAGAGCAAGCAGGTGCAGTTGCTTGTGAGGAAGGGGATGATGAGGAAGAAGGTGTACCACTGCAATCTGCACGAGACATATCACAATCTTGTCAGGAGTCATTGGAACACATGAGCGTCGTGGCAGAATCTCCCAAGGTGACTGTCAGTAAGCAAACCTTCCAATATTCAAGCCAAATATTGGAAATCAGTCGAGAAAGTGCGCCGGAGAAGGCCACTTTGCCTACCAGGAGTGGAAGGTCAAGCCAGACGTCTTCAAATGAGGGGAAACTAAAAGTCCAAGAGAAAGAGAAGGAAGCCACAGTAGGCTCAAATCAAAAGCCTTCTTCAAAGCCTTCAAAAGCCAAGAGGACACCAGCATCAAAAAGGGCGACTGCTGCAGACGTCACCACAGAACTAGAGAAAGCTGGCATGTCAGCATCAAAGAATCTGGCTTTTGACAACACAGATGTTACAGCGGCAGCATTTGGCAGGGCCACAAGAGCTGCCAGGCCCAAGTACGTGGAAACTGACAAAAGAACTGACGTGAAGATGCCAAGACAAGAAGCAAAACGCACAGTGAGCCCCTTGAAGACTTTAGAAGCTGAACAAAGGCCGGCTTCAAACAAGGAGCTTGGGGAAACGCCAAAACAGGAAGCAGCAGACACTAAGAAGTCTTCGAGAAAAATTCTGCAGGCAAAGACAGCACGGTCTACGAGGAAAGTGAATGAAGGGGAAGAGGTCCCTGAGCTAGGAACTGCAGGTGTGTCCCCATCAAAATGCTCATCTGCAACCAACGTACATGTCTTAGATGAACCTGCCAGACCTACAAGAGGTTGCCGTACTCGGGGTTCAAGAAAGGACATTGTAGAGGccccaaaagaaaagaaagtagaCCAGCCACAAAGTACAAAAGCAACCAGAGCAGAGCATACTCAGGGCTCAAGGAAAGTTTGCAAAGAAGGTGAAACACTGCAAGATGTTACTGGCAGTAGCCTGGTAATGGCCAGTACTACTCAAAGGAAGGATGTGACATTTGACAAGCATCTGCAAGGGGAGGCATCCCCAACTAAAGAGGTCTCTGTCACAAGGAACACCCGTGCCAAGCGCAAGGTTGATTTGAAGGAAGAGTCCATAGCAGAAAAGCATACTACTGCTGAAGACTTAATTGGTACTGTTGCTGAAAAAAGCGGCGGCCACCAGCAGCGTGTTGCTTCGGGCGAGTATGCACCACAGGAGAATGATGTACAATGTTCAAACAGCGCGAAACAGGTCATTAATCCAAAAATCACCGGGGATAAAGAAGTGGTTGATGATGCCCCTGCTTCCCCAAATGTTGAGGTGGCTACTGTGGAACCAGCAAGTGCCGGAGGCAAAGCATTAGCGACAACCATGGAACCGAAAAGAAGCAAGCGGACGATGGCTGCTGTGAAAGTTGATGTGGCCCAGACAGCAAATGAGGCGACTCCAAGAAAGACCCGGGGAAGACGTGCCGAAGCACTCAAGACTGCCCTTG AGTGGGCAGATGACAAACCCGGTGCCTCTCGAAGGACAGCAAAAGATCGCTCCGAGGAG